Within Vicia villosa cultivar HV-30 ecotype Madison, WI linkage group LG1, Vvil1.0, whole genome shotgun sequence, the genomic segment CAATGACATTAAGAGTAAGGCAACTGTTTTGAACATTAGGCCCAAGTTTCTTTCTGAAGCCCCGGTTGGTTCGGATTCTATCCAAAATTCTGATGATCTTTCTCAGTATCATGGGCAGTTCTCGGCGGAGTCAGACATCCAAAGATGCAACAAACGGCTGGTGAATGCTTTGAGGAACGGAGGTGGAAAGATGTTGTGGATAGCTATCGTCAACCTGGGGATCTCTTCTACTGAGTCTGAAAGCGTGTTTAAGATGCGGATTCAAAATCTAGAGAAGTCTTCATAGGATTCTAAAGAGGGTGGGAAGGTGAACAACGATTTTTCCTCATGATTATTGGGTCCTTCAATATCAGAGGAGGGGGCGGATCGACGAAGAGAAGGAGGATTAGCAACATAATTAGTAGAGGGAAGGCTGACATTTTCTTGCTGCAAGAAACAAAGCTCAAGTCTTGTCCTATTGGGCTTGCAAATAGCTTTTGGAGTTCTGAGAGTATTGGGTTTTCAGCTTCGGATTCGGAAGGATTGTCGGGTGGCCTTTTGATTTTGTGGAAGGATTCTGTTTGCGACGTGGTTCTCAGTTTCAGAGGCAGCAGCTACTTGGGTGTTAAGGTCAGATGGAATAATCTCTTCTATTACATTGTTAACATTTACTCTCCTTGTTCGGTTTCTTTGAAACGTGTCCTGTGGAGCAAACTTATTTCTTTAAAATCTGTTTATTCTGATGGAGAGTGGCTGATTGGTGGGGATTTTAACAATATCAAGAACAGTGAGGAGAGAGTGGGgaggattgttggaggaatgcgCTCGGAGTGGAGTGAATTCGAGGGATTTATTAAGGATATTGGATTAGTAGATATTCCTTGGAAAGGTAAACGTTTTACTTGGTTTAGTGGCGATGGGAAATGCAAGAGCCGGTTAGACAGATTCCTTGTTTCAAATTCGATTCTGGACAGGTGGGGAATTGTGGGGCAGTTTGTTGGGCAATGCGACATTTCCGATCATTGCCCGGTATGGTTGATGATTGATAAGGGAGATTGGGGTCCAAAGCCTTTTAAGTTCAACAACGAGTGGTTTAAACACAAAGATTTTATTCGTTTCGTTGAAAAGGAGTGGCTAGTCTTGGATGTTCATGGTAGGGGCGATTATGTGTTAAAGGAAAAGCTAAGACTTCTTAAATCGAGGCTTTCTTGGTGGAATTATAATGTGTTTGGGAGGATTGATTTGGACATCGAGGAAGGGGCTAAGGAGATGAATGTGATAGACGAATTAGGGAAGGACGATGGGATAAAAGAGGAAGAGTTGAAAAAGGCTAGCAAGAAGTTTTGGCTTAACTTAAAGATAAAGGAGAATATGATTATCCAACGATCGAGGTTGAGATGGATTAATGATGGGGATTTAAATAGTAGGTACTTCCATTCCTTTAAACTCTTGTAGAGGGGTGTTTGAATCGGTGGAAGAGGTGAGAGGGGAGGTTTATGAGCATTTTAGGAACaaattcaaaaagaatattttgaaTAAACCTATTTTGGAAGGGTACTCTTTTAAAAGGATTAGTGAGGAGGAAAGTGGTTTTCTCGAAGCTCCATGTGTTGAAGAGGAGGTTAAAGAAGCGGTATGGAGTTGTGATGGTGCTAAAAGCCCGGGACCCGATGGTTTTTCCattcttttcttcaaaaaatgttgGGGTTTTGTTAAAAAGGATGTCATGGCTTGCTTTTCGGACTTTCATTCGTGCGCTTTGCTTTCAAAATCCATTACGTCTTCCTTCTTGGCCTTGATACCTAAGAAGAAGACACCGTTGGATCTTGACGACTATAGATCTATATGTTTGGTAGGTTGCATCTACAAGGTGATAGCGAAACTTTTGGCGGCTAGACTTAAAAAGATTATTGGTAACATTATTTCATTAAGTCAAAATGCCTTTGTTCCCGGGAGACAATTACTAGACGATGTGCTTGTGGAAACGAAGTTGTGGATTTTGCTAAGAAGGAGAATAAAAGTTGTGTTATTTTTAAAGTCAATTTTGAGAAGGCATACGACAAAGTGAGTTGGCCTTTCATTCGCTTTATGTTTGATAAGATGGGTTTTGGGGAGAAATGGGCGTGTTGGATGGAGGCGATGATTTTTAATAGCAATATGTCCGTTATGGTGAACGGTTGCCCAACTAAAGAGTTTAAGGTGGAGAAAGGGTTAAGACAAGGCGATCCCCTATCGCCGTTCATCTTTGTTATTGTGGCGGAAGGATTGAAAGGATTGATTGACAAGGCGGTTTTGAATGGAGATTATACGAGATTCATTATTAATGGCAAATGTTTCGTAGATGttctccaatttgcggacgatACGCTTTTGGTAGGAGACGGGAGTTGGAATCATCTTTGGGCCATCAAGTCTGTTTTGAGAGGTTTCGAACTCATTTCGGGGTTAggaattaattttcaaaaaagcAAAATCATTGGAATCAATACTAGTAGCAATTTTTTGGAGGTGGCTTCTTCTTTTCTTGGTTGCAAGAAGGAAAATGATGAGTTTGCGTTCCTTGGTATTCCTATAGGATGTAATCCTAGAAGATTATCCGTTTGGCGTCCTCTTGTGAATAAGATTCAAAAGAGGTTGAATAGTTGGAAGGGTAGATACTTAAGCATTGGAGGAAGGTTAACTCTTTTAAAGTTGGTCCTCGGGAGTCTTGCTATTTTCACGCTTTCGTTTTACAAAGCTCCCAAGAGTATCGTAAATGAAATCTCTAAAATGGAAAGTAACTTTTTGTGGGGTGGAACGGCGGAAAAAAGATGTATCCATTGGGCGAAGTGGAGTTGTGTGTGTTTACCGGTAGAAAACGGTGGATTGGGGTTAAGTATAATCGAAGATTTCAATGTGGCATTACTTTGCAAGTGGAAGTGGAGGATTTTGGAGGGCAAGAGCGGGATTTGGCTCAATGTATTGAAAGCAAGGTATGGTGATTTGCATTATCGGATTGTCAATGGCGATAAAAACGTAAAGAAGAAGGGCTTGTGTTCCTCATGGTGGGTGGATTTGTTGGCTATAGAGAGAGGTATACCGGAGGAGGTGTTTTATGGTGGCTGCACTTTCTCGGAGGGCAACGGGTTTTCATCTTTATTTTGGCATTCTTCTTGGACTGCATATGGTCCTTTCAAGGACTGTTTTCCTTCGCTGTTTTTTTATTCTGTGCTGCAGGACGTATCGTGTACTGCCATGGGGGGTTGGAGGGACGGTAGGTGGGAGTGGGGTGATCTCGGATTGCCGCTAGCTTGCTTTTCGGATCCTGTTTGCGCTGCTGATTTGCAGTAGCTTCTCGCGGCCCTGGCAGCTTCGCCTTTGTTCGCTGGCAGCAAGGGCATTGTGAGGTGGGCACACGATGTCTCCGGCGTGTTTTTCGTAGCTTCTTTCTTTAATTGCATAGTAGGATTAAGAACTCCATTCGGTCCTCCTCAGCATTTCGACGGGGATTTTGTTCACTTGTGGAAGACGGAAGTTCCATACAAGGTTAGAGTTTTCGAGTGGCGTTGCTTTCTAAACTTATTGCCAACAAAATACCGTTTAGCATCTAGAGGTATGTCTCATCTTAATACTTCTTCATGCGTTTTCTGTGAGTGTGTTGCTGAATCTTCTATCCACTCTCTCATGGTTTGTCACTGTGTGGACTTGGTTTGGAAAGAAGTGGCATTGTGGTTAGGCTTCCATTTTTGTTCGTCTGCGTCGTTTCAAGAGGGGTTCTTGAATTGGCACCGGCTTGCCAAGAGAGGGAATTTCAAGAAAGGGAAGGAGGGGGTCGTTTGGTTGGCGGTGGCATGGACTATTTGGTTGACTAGAAACGATATCGTTTATAGGGGCGAAACGTGGAACGTTTCCGACATAGTTTGGGAGGTTAAGGCTTTAGTTTGGAGATGGGCTTTCATAGGAAAAATTAACCATCCCAATTGTATATTTTACGAGTTTAACAAAAATCCGTTGTTAATTTTATCGTAGATTGTAATTGGTGTATAATTTCTCTTTCAAGGCTCTTCTTTTTGGCCTTCTCCTTTGTAACAAGTTTTCGGGTGAACTTTTGTTCCTTTGTTCAATATattcttgcttacaaaaaaaaatataataattataaagaaGGGAGATTATACAACAAAAAAATGTCATGAAGAACAAAAATCTctaaatttttagttttgatgaacAGTTTCGACCACTATGGAATAGAAACATACTATATTTTTATCAAATGAATACTTATAGTTATTCCCAACTTAATGATTCAACGTTATAAAATACGCGTCCTGACCATAATCCGTATGAACGCACATATTTGTTACTAGTTGTGTAACAACGCATGTTTGTTTACTCTTTTGGTAGTCTTACTCGTGCAGGATTAACAAATGTGCATTGGTTGTCAATGCACTTCCAACTTTTAGGCAACTTTTTCTTACAATCTGCATCTGTTTTACATTCAATTATTGCTGTaatgaaaaaagaaattaaaaatattgtaaaaaaaacaAGATAAAAAATTGTGTTCAAAGTAAAAAGTAATGATCAAATTTGAAAAGGATGGAAAAGCATCTTACCGGAAATGTTTCTTGCAAgagaaaatacataaataaataaaatcataaaatgaaCAATTTTGAGAGTTTTAGCCATATTTTCTCTTTTTGCATGTTATAAATAGAATATGATATGATTAATTTATAGGTATAAAATTCatggtaaattaaaataaattactctCTTTTAACGCTTGAAAAATTGTGAAAACatctttaaattattataataaagtaaTGTATCTTAAGTAGATTAATGTGTTATGtttgtcttttttattttttttattttgagcaAATAATGAATTTATATATCAAAAAAACAGTTGGGTACAAGCTGATCCAGAGGATCCAAACTACAAGCAGACTAAACTAATAATCCCTAAGTTTGTCCTTTTAACACATTAAATAGTATCTTACAAAACTTTCTAATCAATAGaatttattctttttaaaattaagtGTTCAACCTTTGATCAAAGAGAGATTCATAGTATTTT encodes:
- the LOC131645146 gene encoding uncharacterized protein LOC131645146, with protein sequence MIIGSFNIRGGGGSTKRRRISNIISRGKADIFLLQETKLKSCPIGLANSFWSSESIGFSASDSEGLSGGLLILWKDSVCDVVLSFRGSSYLGVKVRWNNLFYYIVNIYSPCSVSLKRVLWSKLISLKSVYSDGEWLIGGDFNNIKNSEERVGRIVGGMRSEWSEFEGFIKDIGLVDIPWKGKRFTWFSGDGKCKSRLDRFLVSNSILDRWGIVGQFVGQCDISDHCPVWLMIDKGDWGPKPFKFNNEWFKHKDFIRFVEKEWLVLDVHGRGDYVLKEKLRLLKSRLSWWNYNVFGRIDLDIEEGAKEMNVIDELGKDDGIKEEELKKASKKFWLNLKIKENMIIQRSRLRWINDGDLNSRYFHSFKLL